The following proteins are co-located in the Bacteroidales bacterium genome:
- the nfo gene encoding deoxyribonuclease IV has translation MKYIGAHVSAAGGVENAPLNAYKIGAKAFAIFTKNQKQWKASPLTEKSISLFKENCKKYGYLPEYILPHDGYLINPGSPDKEMLEKSRVALLDEMQRCEQLGLTMLNFHPGAHLNKITENDCLKIIADSINICLRKTNGVTAIIENTAGQGSSVGYKFEHLRTIIDLVDDKSRVGVCLDTCHTYASGYDIKQEDGYQWTFSEFDRIIGLSYLKGIHLNDARKGLASRVDRHESIGKGDLGKEVFIRIMNDPRFDNIPIILETPDEDIWAEEIAWLYDAIGH, from the coding sequence ATGAAATACATCGGCGCTCATGTCAGTGCAGCCGGAGGTGTCGAAAATGCCCCGCTGAATGCTTACAAGATTGGAGCCAAAGCTTTTGCCATCTTCACGAAAAACCAGAAACAATGGAAAGCTTCACCACTGACGGAAAAAAGCATATCCCTGTTTAAAGAAAATTGTAAAAAATACGGCTACCTGCCTGAATATATCCTTCCGCATGATGGCTACCTGATCAATCCCGGAAGCCCGGATAAAGAAATGCTGGAAAAATCGCGGGTGGCTTTGCTGGATGAGATGCAAAGATGCGAGCAGCTTGGCCTGACCATGCTCAATTTCCATCCCGGGGCACACCTGAATAAGATAACGGAAAATGACTGCCTGAAAATCATTGCTGATTCTATTAATATTTGCCTCCGGAAAACAAATGGAGTGACGGCAATTATCGAGAATACAGCCGGCCAGGGAAGCAGCGTCGGTTATAAATTCGAACACCTGCGGACAATCATAGACCTGGTTGATGATAAAAGCCGGGTCGGTGTGTGCCTTGACACTTGCCATACTTATGCATCGGGTTATGATATCAAGCAGGAAGACGGATACCAATGGACTTTCAGCGAATTCGACCGGATTATCGGGCTTTCCTATCTTAAGGGGATTCACCTTAATGATGCCCGTAAAGGGCTTGCTTCAAGGGTCGACCGCCATGAAAGTATCGGCAAAGGGGACCTGGGGAAAGAAGTTTTTATCCGGATCATGAATGATCCCAGGTTTGACAATATACCGATCATCCTCGAAACACCGGATGAGGATATCTGGGCAGAGGAGATTGCATGGCTCTATGATGCTATTGGTCATTAG
- a CDS encoding SOS response-associated peptidase: protein MCGRYVLVQKVELLEKRFNVKAPEGFDYRPSYNISPGRLAAVITDENPRQLDLFRFGMNPFWAKKPMYLINARAEGDHNVEDNPGYAGAKGIITKPSFRKPIRSQRCLVLADCFIEGTTKEKLSKPFVVYLKAGERPFAFAGIWDTWVNQDTGEIIRSFAIITTVANELLQKIPHHRSPVILPRSHEQAWINSDIPLSDVTGMLRPYPAELMNAYPIDPAIKNLRAEGPELLKPTGQRLTPEYETRKTDDVNLQGMGMNRRLKEQQDFLEFEL, encoded by the coding sequence ATGTGTGGTAGATATGTATTGGTGCAAAAAGTGGAATTACTTGAAAAGCGTTTCAATGTTAAAGCCCCTGAAGGATTTGATTACAGGCCCAGTTACAATATTTCCCCGGGTAGACTGGCTGCCGTCATAACTGATGAAAACCCCAGGCAACTGGACCTGTTTCGCTTCGGCATGAACCCTTTCTGGGCCAAAAAACCCATGTATCTTATCAATGCGCGGGCTGAAGGTGATCATAACGTGGAAGATAACCCTGGTTATGCGGGTGCAAAGGGCATTATCACCAAACCTTCATTCCGGAAACCTATCCGCTCACAGAGATGCCTTGTCCTGGCTGATTGTTTTATTGAAGGGACGACGAAGGAGAAACTATCAAAGCCTTTTGTGGTTTATCTGAAGGCAGGGGAGAGGCCTTTTGCATTTGCCGGGATCTGGGATACATGGGTGAATCAGGACACCGGTGAGATCATCCGGTCTTTTGCTATTATCACAACAGTGGCAAATGAACTTCTTCAAAAGATCCCCCATCATCGCTCTCCGGTTATCCTGCCCAGATCGCATGAGCAAGCCTGGATTAACAGCGATATTCCCCTTTCCGATGTCACCGGAATGCTCAGGCCATACCCTGCGGAACTTATGAACGCTTATCCCATAGATCCTGCTATTAAAAACCTGCGCGCGGAAGGCCCGGAATTGCTTAAACCAACTGGTCAGCGGCTGACACCGGAGTATGAAACACGAAAAACGGATGATGTTAATCTGCAGGGAATGGGGATGAATAGGAGGTTGAAGGAGCAGCAGGATTTCCTGGAGTTTGAGTTATAG
- a CDS encoding DUF362 domain-containing protein, with the protein MDRRRFIYRGSGLIAGGMLLNLVPLRLFGNIAGHDLCMVKSSDYYKATLRAIHELGGINKYVPHGSSVGFLLNSNFEEPGTYPRPDIALAMLFLCWEAGAREIVMLQMVSKDYWRRSGKFDKHRFIIDELVQIEKNEHPAVFNDKDFRVMETLDGAVHLKNIEIIRKISEVDVFINIPILKHHATTILTGALKNMMGLCTRKTNVTFHLGSGVRNDPEYLGQCIADLNLVRKPDLTVADASEFITGNGPAGPGPLKRLDLVVAGTDPVAIDAFGARCLDMEADDIIAVKRAYELGIGEMDLSKLSVSEIQA; encoded by the coding sequence ATGGACCGGCGACGTTTTATTTACCGCGGATCCGGCCTGATTGCAGGCGGGATGCTGCTTAACCTGGTTCCTCTCAGGCTATTTGGAAATATTGCCGGTCATGACCTTTGCATGGTTAAATCTTCCGATTATTATAAAGCCACCCTCAGGGCTATTCACGAACTTGGCGGGATTAATAAATATGTTCCTCATGGCTCGTCGGTGGGTTTTCTCCTCAATTCGAATTTTGAAGAACCGGGCACTTATCCCCGGCCTGACATTGCCCTGGCCATGTTATTCCTTTGCTGGGAAGCAGGGGCGAGGGAGATTGTTATGCTACAGATGGTTTCAAAAGACTACTGGCGGCGATCCGGGAAGTTTGATAAACATCGTTTTATTATCGATGAACTAGTACAGATTGAAAAAAATGAGCATCCCGCAGTTTTTAACGATAAGGATTTCAGGGTTATGGAGACCTTAGATGGTGCAGTCCATTTGAAAAATATTGAAATTATCCGTAAGATTAGCGAAGTTGATGTTTTCATTAATATCCCCATTCTGAAACACCATGCGACTACGATCTTAACAGGGGCGCTGAAAAATATGATGGGGCTTTGTACCAGGAAGACAAATGTCACGTTTCACCTGGGATCGGGTGTGAGAAATGACCCGGAATACCTGGGGCAATGTATTGCCGACCTGAACCTGGTCAGAAAACCTGACCTGACTGTAGCCGATGCCTCGGAATTCATCACTGGTAACGGCCCTGCCGGCCCCGGTCCTTTGAAGAGACTGGACCTGGTGGTTGCCGGTACGGACCCGGTTGCGATTGATGCGTTCGGTGCAAGGTGCCTTGATATGGAAGCGGATGATATTATTGCAGTAAAACGGGCGTATGAACTTGGTATAGGTGAAATGGATCTGTCGAAATTATCAGTCTCTGAAATACAAGCTTGA
- a CDS encoding SRPBCC family protein: MKALKIIGVILAILVALFLIVALFLPSKIHMEKSLVINKPASLVYKQVNNYHNWSAWSPWQAGDPAMTSTYEGPKMGVNAKTVWVSKKYGDGSMTIVESQPYQKVTSSLDFGQRGTATSDFLFADDPAGTKVTWTLDIPSLSYPVDRYFGAMMPAMMNPIFLKGLEKLKEVTEAMPDPPALQLTLFPEKAVVSVIDSCNWSDIEMKMGQMFGEIMTLQKSAKFEFAGAPMSLYHKWDEANQFTVFENCVPVDRKVAGKGRVQYKVLPATRAVMGTHFGAYDQTMYLYNALDEFIKDFGLEENGGPIEEYITDPMTEPDTAKWQTNVYFPVK; encoded by the coding sequence ATGAAAGCACTTAAAATCATTGGAGTTATTCTGGCCATATTGGTGGCATTATTCTTAATCGTAGCCCTCTTCCTTCCATCAAAAATCCATATGGAAAAATCGCTGGTGATCAACAAACCGGCAAGCCTGGTTTACAAACAAGTTAATAATTACCACAACTGGTCTGCATGGTCCCCGTGGCAGGCCGGCGATCCTGCGATGACAAGTACTTATGAAGGCCCGAAAATGGGAGTTAATGCAAAAACGGTATGGGTTAGTAAAAAATACGGGGATGGCAGCATGACGATTGTCGAAAGCCAGCCTTATCAAAAAGTCACTTCATCTCTGGATTTCGGGCAAAGGGGAACTGCAACCTCCGATTTCTTATTTGCTGACGATCCTGCCGGTACCAAGGTTACCTGGACGCTGGACATTCCTTCGCTGTCTTACCCGGTTGACAGATATTTCGGTGCTATGATGCCGGCAATGATGAATCCTATTTTCCTCAAGGGACTTGAAAAATTGAAGGAAGTTACCGAAGCCATGCCCGATCCGCCTGCATTGCAACTTACCCTGTTTCCCGAAAAAGCCGTTGTCTCCGTGATCGATTCATGCAATTGGTCAGATATCGAAATGAAGATGGGACAAATGTTCGGCGAAATAATGACCTTGCAAAAAAGCGCGAAGTTTGAATTTGCAGGTGCTCCCATGTCATTGTATCACAAATGGGATGAAGCCAACCAGTTTACGGTATTCGAAAATTGTGTGCCGGTGGATCGTAAAGTTGCCGGAAAAGGAAGGGTCCAATATAAAGTTTTACCCGCAACCCGTGCGGTCATGGGAACCCATTTCGGGGCTTATGACCAGACGATGTACCTTTATAATGCTTTGGATGAATTTATCAAGGATTTCGGACTGGAAGAAAATGGCGGGCCGATTGAAGAATATATTACCGATCCAATGACAGAACCGGATACCGCAAAGTGGCAGACTAATGTTTATTTCCCGGTTAAATAA
- a CDS encoding T9SS type A sorting domain-containing protein: MKTLKYWHFLFIQLLASLLFILPFKSFSQEYAIPDTYLIKDICHCDIDLDGDYDLILSSNSYALPDSLFIFLNDGIGYLTKISLCRSNGIFVQCGLINDDNYPDIITSDADNILFMQNNGDTTFGEEVILAPTYGGRVIEYITDMDGDSLNDLVYTYSAYYCKWGILKNEGNLQFTDHVIFDDGMGGNLFPRIGSLNDDSLPDACLSYLPTGIHTLMNNGNLTFDTSLLCTNKASPRICKLNLTPPDDILIFSHNTDELILYENLGNNVFMNRNTLPLIDALSSTDIADLNNDGYDDYSFALCLWSGCTDSIYISINDHNWTFYKPQQYYVGPMELFRTGTADLNGDNFSDIIMYGYSPRNAFKILWNDGFGSFSYENPVGINERLNQSTKLKISLKPNPFSTFSLITIKSTINSELKIVINDLYGRPIKEFNAGKIKINEPIEIKWDGRGFSDQEIPKGIYLLIVSDNQHNTHTQKIIKY, encoded by the coding sequence ATGAAAACTTTGAAATATTGGCATTTTTTATTCATTCAACTTTTAGCCAGTTTATTATTCATTTTGCCTTTTAAGTCATTTTCCCAGGAATATGCAATTCCTGATACTTATCTAATAAAGGACATATGCCATTGTGATATTGATTTAGATGGCGATTATGATCTAATATTAAGTTCAAACTCATATGCTTTACCCGATTCTTTATTTATTTTCTTGAATGATGGAATCGGATATTTAACTAAGATTTCTCTTTGCAGATCAAATGGAATATTTGTTCAGTGCGGTCTCATTAATGATGATAATTATCCTGATATTATCACTTCAGACGCCGACAACATCTTATTTATGCAAAATAATGGTGATACTACATTTGGGGAGGAAGTAATTCTAGCTCCGACTTATGGTGGCAGGGTTATTGAATACATCACGGATATGGACGGCGATAGTTTGAATGATCTGGTTTATACCTACAGCGCTTATTACTGCAAATGGGGAATTTTAAAGAATGAAGGCAATTTACAGTTTACCGATCATGTCATTTTTGATGATGGCATGGGAGGAAATTTATTCCCGAGAATCGGATCCTTGAATGATGATAGCCTGCCGGATGCATGTCTTTCCTATCTGCCAACTGGCATCCATACTTTAATGAATAATGGAAATTTAACCTTTGATACATCCCTTCTTTGCACAAATAAAGCATCTCCGCGGATATGCAAATTAAATTTAACTCCTCCTGATGATATTTTGATCTTCAGCCATAACACTGATGAACTAATATTATATGAAAATCTCGGGAATAATGTGTTTATGAATAGAAACACACTTCCCTTAATTGATGCGCTGTCGTCAACTGATATTGCTGATTTGAACAATGACGGCTACGACGACTATAGTTTTGCTCTTTGTTTGTGGAGTGGATGTACAGATTCAATCTATATTTCAATAAATGATCACAATTGGACATTTTATAAACCACAGCAGTATTATGTGGGACCCATGGAATTATTCCGGACAGGGACGGCTGATCTGAACGGAGATAACTTCAGCGATATTATTATGTATGGTTATTCACCGCGAAATGCATTTAAAATACTATGGAATGATGGATTTGGAAGTTTCAGCTATGAAAATCCAGTAGGGATCAATGAAAGACTTAATCAATCAACGAAATTAAAAATAAGCCTAAAACCAAATCCATTTTCCACTTTTAGCCTAATAACAATAAAATCAACTATCAATTCTGAATTAAAGATTGTTATAAATGATTTGTATGGTAGACCAATTAAGGAATTTAATGCCGGGAAGATTAAAATTAATGAGCCGATTGAAATTAAATGGGATGGGAGAGGCTTTTCAGATCAAGAAATTCCTAAAGGGATTTATTTATTGATTGTATCAGATAATCAGCATAATACTCACACACAAAAAATAATTAAGTATTAA
- a CDS encoding FG-GAP-like repeat-containing protein: MKTKIAFSILAILFLFSQFGLSDGYKVPKYAYSLDVCDIDNDGDIDIILGSNNYGSDTISILMNDGYGNFSLSYLIRSNFVNIICSCINADNLPDIVSHSSVDSAWVYYPNYGDGIFGNSIIISKIVEQKINLFNLDQNNSPDFICYDQSPNGILGALYNNGSGSFSHCDIFAPPYGGISEPDAGDLNGDSLNDILVSDYNSGVSIFYNQDSGVFNQQNIDINPVTHTYIFDINNDGFNDLGLYRHVFFPGGICTLKIFVNQSFNFILTDTILFPQGTLFVNFADYNNDNYFDIVYVRGLWSGSLDSLYIVLNNQDLTFSSPDRYYVPSPQLLVVKSADFDGNGYNDIAYTYYGSQDYVTILFNDGSGKFVENPLTSINAQVDKDIHFNVYPNPFNSGTRIRIANVQYRKNLLQFIYISDLKGNTIKYLPIADFNSLDENYDIYWDGKDNQGKRCSSGIYLLECIVGNFKYFTKIILVNN, from the coding sequence ATGAAAACTAAAATAGCATTTTCAATTTTAGCAATCTTATTTTTGTTTAGTCAATTTGGCTTATCGGATGGATATAAGGTCCCTAAGTATGCTTATTCCCTGGACGTTTGCGATATTGACAATGACGGGGATATCGACATCATTTTAGGCAGCAATAACTATGGAAGTGATACCATCAGCATTTTAATGAATGATGGGTATGGGAACTTCTCACTATCTTATTTAATTAGATCAAATTTTGTTAATATTATTTGTTCATGTATAAATGCTGACAACCTCCCTGACATTGTGTCCCATAGCAGTGTCGATTCAGCGTGGGTTTATTATCCTAATTATGGGGATGGAATTTTCGGAAATAGTATCATTATTTCTAAGATAGTAGAGCAAAAAATTAACTTATTCAATTTGGACCAGAATAATTCTCCTGATTTTATTTGTTATGATCAAAGCCCGAATGGTATTCTGGGTGCTTTGTATAATAATGGTTCCGGGTCCTTTTCGCACTGTGATATTTTCGCACCACCATACGGAGGAATTTCAGAGCCGGACGCTGGGGATTTAAATGGAGATAGCCTTAATGACATTCTAGTCTCAGACTATAATAGCGGTGTTTCTATATTTTATAACCAGGATAGCGGCGTTTTTAATCAACAAAATATAGATATAAATCCGGTAACACATACTTATATCTTTGATATTAATAACGATGGATTCAATGATCTCGGACTGTACCGACATGTATTCTTCCCCGGAGGAATATGTACATTGAAAATTTTCGTAAATCAATCTTTTAATTTTATTCTCACGGATACAATACTTTTTCCACAAGGCACATTATTCGTGAATTTCGCTGATTATAATAATGATAATTATTTTGATATAGTATATGTACGAGGTTTATGGTCAGGGTCACTAGATTCCCTGTACATAGTATTAAATAACCAGGATTTGACATTTTCTTCCCCCGATAGATATTATGTGCCCAGCCCACAACTCCTTGTTGTAAAATCAGCCGATTTTGACGGAAATGGTTATAATGACATTGCTTATACTTATTACGGATCACAAGATTATGTGACAATTTTATTTAACGATGGAAGCGGGAAATTTGTGGAAAATCCATTGACATCAATTAATGCACAAGTTGATAAAGACATACATTTTAATGTCTATCCAAATCCTTTTAATTCTGGTACAAGAATTCGAATCGCAAATGTGCAATACCGGAAAAACCTCCTTCAATTTATTTATATAAGTGATTTAAAAGGTAATACCATTAAGTATCTACCAATTGCAGATTTTAATTCATTAGATGAAAATTATGATATTTATTGGGATGGAAAAGACAATCAAGGCAAGCGATGCTCTTCAGGAATTTATTTGTTGGAATGCATAGTTGGAAATTTTAAATACTTCACGAAAATAATTTTAGTCAACAATTAA
- a CDS encoding T9SS type A sorting domain-containing protein yields MKTKRFLRLLVLTICVNFISYNTNAFISKTQAISIVTTQIYLNQLDSINIYLYPDSITAIHYKMCPYDSLLNPYSTSWLFFVDIEPWYNWDHNCRYIFINYTNGNYQIINDHTPPLNFKDNFESISVGFEKEPIVIPQGVPSVKRTSTPDPHKYAIIFSGDGDTMKWNNMSHIYCALQENYGFTSENMIVLSFDGEQHEKNNWSLNLDQDENNTPDIDDSCTKNKVFEAFDWMKDHLGDEDLLFVFATCHGYHGDPNVSYLRLYNFEPLWDHELAPYVDAINCSEMIFILDACHSGGFVDNLEGDHRVVYTPVPWWQATLLHGNWLFDDFSYAWATTLRGYHALSQFEPWNTSYPIGENPDIDLIFPHVTVDINPDVTNGGNNDGLFQTNEALNYGIYLSEAIEMYHEERVHTGFNEGLPSLEGLLSLHGISGTVTYDQSVSGPFLIGNRLILDNGVELTIQDNSKFYLNPNATIETAYSSSIIFNDNLEFWGFDNNNSINIAGSCLFGENISFNAPQDVYWVGLNIDNTIKQYEISSCTFTNCDLNASCYNLAVDDCDFTNSGINFTHGNLSVNECSFTHACIIASYPYGATSSINVDHCDFINTGYSSGSSIVVDDYNSYVISNCTIAYDYHAHGIGIFYAGNFQFNDRLVTDCEIYNPPSRTSLVTEGIFVYNSISDIQNNNIHNNGYGIALLNISKSTITGKEESSTEEETQRIKNNIYNQVIISENCFPDKFEWNSIYNNDNSGIYIRYLSECEEDPFEIKNNYWNEEDNLDDHLYPFECYNYKPMWNLQGQLKDLDMAKVLYDSTIVLISLGSFNQAESIFKDIILTYPLSKYAVASIKDLFYLKDIYDNDYQGLQYYYDSIAINTEQHNLAKLSRFFSNQCDVELGNYQDAINWNDSVLLNPESFEDSIFALIDRDYVYLRMQHETGKSDPVGIPSFVPKTHKDFIIKRDELLDLLKNNDSNSAEVDPPDNYENQDFEESLHQNYPNPFKDHTTFSFTLAENSDVSLCIYDQLGRKVMSFPIKFYSKGTHSIDFMNDKLSPGVYFYKILINNKPLDAKKLMVL; encoded by the coding sequence ATGAAAACCAAAAGATTTCTGAGACTTCTTGTTCTAACTATTTGCGTTAACTTTATCAGTTATAATACCAACGCATTCATTTCTAAAACCCAAGCAATTAGCATCGTAACTACTCAAATTTATTTGAACCAGCTTGATTCAATAAATATTTACTTATACCCGGATTCCATTACTGCTATCCACTATAAAATGTGCCCTTATGATTCGCTGTTAAATCCATATTCAACATCCTGGTTGTTTTTTGTTGATATTGAGCCATGGTATAATTGGGATCATAATTGCCGATATATTTTTATTAATTACACAAATGGAAATTACCAAATTATTAATGATCATACCCCACCCTTAAATTTTAAAGATAATTTTGAATCCATCTCAGTGGGGTTTGAAAAAGAGCCAATAGTTATACCGCAGGGAGTACCATCAGTCAAAAGGACTTCAACACCCGATCCACATAAATACGCGATTATTTTTAGTGGCGATGGGGATACCATGAAGTGGAATAATATGAGTCATATATACTGCGCTTTGCAAGAAAATTATGGATTTACAAGTGAAAACATGATAGTCTTATCCTTCGATGGAGAGCAACATGAAAAAAATAACTGGAGTCTAAATTTAGATCAAGATGAAAATAACACACCAGATATAGATGATTCTTGTACAAAAAACAAGGTGTTTGAAGCATTTGATTGGATGAAAGATCATCTTGGGGACGAAGATTTACTTTTTGTATTTGCTACGTGTCATGGTTATCATGGTGATCCTAATGTATCATATTTGAGATTATATAATTTTGAGCCTTTATGGGATCACGAATTAGCTCCTTACGTCGATGCTATTAATTGTTCAGAAATGATTTTTATTCTTGACGCATGTCACTCCGGTGGATTTGTTGATAACTTGGAAGGAGATCACAGAGTGGTTTATACTCCAGTACCTTGGTGGCAGGCTACACTTCTTCACGGGAATTGGCTGTTTGATGATTTCTCGTATGCCTGGGCTACAACTCTTCGTGGATATCATGCTTTAAGTCAATTTGAGCCATGGAATACTTCTTATCCAATTGGAGAAAATCCAGATATAGATTTAATATTTCCACATGTTACTGTAGATATTAACCCTGATGTTACAAATGGAGGGAATAATGATGGTCTTTTTCAAACCAACGAAGCATTAAATTATGGTATTTATTTATCCGAAGCAATTGAAATGTACCATGAAGAGCGTGTCCATACTGGATTTAATGAAGGTTTACCTAGCCTTGAAGGATTACTTAGCCTGCATGGTATTTCTGGTACAGTTACTTATGATCAGTCAGTTTCCGGGCCATTTCTTATAGGTAATAGACTAATTTTAGATAATGGTGTTGAATTAACAATACAGGATAATTCAAAATTTTATTTAAACCCAAATGCTACGATAGAAACAGCATATTCAAGTTCAATAATATTTAATGATAACCTTGAATTTTGGGGATTTGATAACAATAATTCTATTAATATCGCAGGATCGTGTTTATTCGGAGAAAACATTTCATTTAATGCACCTCAAGATGTCTATTGGGTTGGATTAAATATAGATAACACTATTAAACAGTACGAAATCTCTTCTTGTACATTCACTAATTGTGATTTAAACGCAAGTTGCTACAATCTTGCAGTCGATGATTGTGATTTTACAAATTCCGGTATTAACTTTACTCATGGAAATTTATCAGTAAATGAATGTTCCTTTACACATGCTTGCATAATCGCTTCATACCCATACGGTGCCACAAGTTCAATAAATGTAGATCATTGCGATTTCATCAATACTGGATACTCTAGTGGCTCTTCGATAGTTGTGGATGATTACAATTCATATGTAATCAGTAATTGCACAATAGCATATGATTATCATGCACATGGAATTGGGATTTTTTATGCCGGCAATTTCCAATTTAATGACAGACTTGTGACTGATTGCGAAATATATAACCCTCCATCCAGAACAAGTTTGGTAACTGAAGGTATCTTTGTGTACAACAGTATTAGTGATATTCAAAACAATAATATTCATAACAATGGATATGGGATAGCTCTTCTTAATATTTCAAAGTCCACCATCACCGGAAAAGAGGAATCTTCTACTGAGGAGGAAACTCAGAGAATAAAGAATAATATTTACAACCAGGTTATTATTTCCGAAAATTGCTTTCCAGATAAATTTGAGTGGAATTCTATTTACAACAATGACAATTCAGGAATTTATATTCGATATCTTTCTGAATGTGAAGAAGATCCATTTGAAATAAAGAATAATTACTGGAACGAGGAAGATAATTTAGACGACCATCTATATCCCTTTGAATGTTATAATTACAAGCCCATGTGGAATTTACAGGGTCAGCTTAAAGATCTGGACATGGCAAAAGTCCTATATGATTCAACTATTGTCCTGATTAGTTTAGGTTCTTTTAATCAGGCAGAGTCTATATTTAAAGATATTATCCTTACTTATCCTTTAAGTAAATATGCAGTTGCTTCAATTAAAGATTTATTCTATTTGAAAGATATTTACGATAATGACTATCAAGGATTACAGTATTATTATGATTCAATAGCAATTAATACTGAACAACATAATCTGGCTAAACTTTCGAGATTTTTTTCGAACCAATGCGATGTTGAACTCGGAAATTATCAAGATGCTATAAATTGGAACGACAGCGTGCTACTCAATCCGGAATCATTTGAGGATTCAATCTTTGCCTTAATTGACCGGGATTATGTTTATTTAAGGATGCAACATGAAACCGGTAAATCAGATCCAGTGGGTATTCCGTCATTTGTACCAAAAACCCACAAAGATTTCATTATAAAAAGGGATGAACTGCTTGACTTATTGAAAAATAACGATTCTAATTCTGCAGAAGTTGATCCGCCTGATAATTATGAAAATCAGGATTTTGAAGAAAGTTTACATCAGAACTATCCAAATCCTTTTAAAGATCATACAACATTTTCCTTTACATTAGCAGAGAATTCTGACGTATCATTGTGTATCTACGATCAGCTTGGCAGAAAAGTCATGAGCTTTCCGATAAAATTTTATTCTAAAGGAACCCATTCCATTGATTTTATGAATGATAAACTTTCTCCGGGAGTGTACTTTTATAAGATTTTGATTAATAATAAACCTCTGGATGCCAAGAAATTAATGGTTTTGTAA
- the rplT gene encoding 50S ribosomal protein L20 — protein sequence MPRSVNAVASKARRKKILDRVKGQWGRRKNVWTVAKNAYEKSLSYAYIGRKIKKRDYRALWIQRINAAVREYDMSYSVFMGKLKEHNIEINRKVLADLAMHNPEAFKAIVDKVK from the coding sequence ATGCCTAGATCAGTAAATGCAGTAGCATCAAAAGCAAGAAGAAAAAAAATCCTGGACCGGGTGAAAGGCCAGTGGGGCCGCCGGAAGAATGTGTGGACCGTAGCCAAGAACGCCTATGAAAAAAGCCTGTCTTATGCTTACATTGGCCGCAAGATCAAAAAGCGCGATTACCGCGCTTTGTGGATACAGCGCATCAACGCAGCCGTCAGGGAATATGATATGTCGTATTCTGTTTTCATGGGAAAACTGAAGGAACACAATATCGAGATAAACCGGAAAGTTTTAGCCGATCTCGCTATGCACAATCCAGAGGCCTTTAAGGCTATCGTGGATAAAGTGAAGTAG
- the rpmI gene encoding 50S ribosomal protein L35, which produces MPKMKSKSGAKKRFAETGTGKIKRKHAYKSHILTKKSKKRKRNLGHFTEVSAADVKNVKQMLQ; this is translated from the coding sequence ATGCCTAAAATGAAGTCAAAATCCGGTGCCAAGAAAAGGTTCGCCGAAACCGGTACCGGTAAGATCAAGCGGAAGCATGCTTACAAAAGCCACATTTTGACCAAAAAGTCCAAGAAACGGAAACGGAACCTTGGTCATTTTACAGAAGTGTCGGCAGCCGACGTGAAAAATGTCAAACAAATGCTTCAGTAA
- the infC gene encoding translation initiation factor IF-3, whose amino-acid sequence MRPKEEPYKVNELIRAPVVRVVGENVQTGIYNIKDALRLAEEQDLDLVEISPSASPPVCKVVDYKKFLYEKKKKQKEIKANSAKIVVKEIRLGPNIDDHDFNFKMKHAMKFLEEGAKVKVDVFFKGRSIIYKEKGEYILLKFAADLEEYGKVEQLPRLEGKKMIMVIAPKK is encoded by the coding sequence ATCAGGCCCAAGGAAGAACCCTACAAAGTGAATGAGCTGATCAGGGCGCCGGTAGTCAGGGTGGTTGGGGAAAATGTCCAGACCGGAATTTATAACATCAAAGATGCTTTACGCCTGGCTGAGGAGCAAGATCTTGACCTTGTGGAAATTTCGCCCAGCGCCAGCCCGCCAGTCTGCAAAGTGGTTGATTATAAGAAGTTTCTTTACGAAAAGAAAAAGAAACAGAAGGAAATCAAGGCAAACTCAGCTAAGATTGTCGTGAAAGAGATCAGGCTTGGTCCGAACATCGACGATCACGATTTTAATTTTAAAATGAAACACGCCATGAAGTTCCTGGAAGAGGGTGCTAAAGTGAAAGTGGATGTATTTTTTAAAGGCAGGAGCATCATTTACAAGGAGAAAGGGGAATACATCCTGTTAAAGTTCGCCGCAGACCTGGAGGAATATGGAAAGGTGGAGCAATTACCGCGGCTGGAAGGTAAAAAGATGATCATGGTGATTGCACCGAAGAAGTGA